The Mus pahari chromosome 5, PAHARI_EIJ_v1.1, whole genome shotgun sequence genomic sequence ATGTTCTCCCGAGCTGCGCTTCTTCTTATGCTCTATGTACGCACCCGTGTGCACCGTGCTCGACCAAGCCATTCCTCCGTGCCGTTCCTTGTGCGAGCGCGCCCGACAGGGCTGCGAGGCGCTCATGAACAAGTTCGGCTTCCAGTGGCCGGAGCGGTTGCGCTGCGAGAACTTCCCAGTGCACGGCGCCGGCGAGATATGCGTGGGGCAGAACACGTCCGACGGTTCCGGGGGCGCGGGGGGCAGTCCCACCGCCTACCCTACTGCTCCCTACCTGCCAGACCCACCTTTCACTGCGATGTCCCCTTCAGATGGCAGAGGCCGCTGGTCTTTCCCCTTCTCGTGCCCGCGCCAGCTCAAGGTGCCCCCCTACCTGGGCTACCGCTTCCTAGGTGAGCGTGACTGCGGTGCCCCGTGTGAGCCGGGCCGTGCTAATGGACTCATGTACTTTAAAGAAGAGGAGAGACGGTTCGCCCGCCTTTGGGTGGGTGTGTGGTCAGTGCTGTGCTGCGCCTCGACGCTCTTCACGGTGCTCACTTACCTAGTGGACATGCGTCGCTTCAGCTATCCAGAGCGACCCATCATCTTCCTGTCGGGTTGCTACTTCATGGTGGCAGTGGCGCACGTGGCGGGCTTCCTGCTAGAGGACCGTGCCGTGTGCGTGGAGCGCTTCTCGGACGATGGCTACCGCACGGTGGCGCAGGGCACCAAGAAGGAGGGCTGCACCATCCTCTTCATGGTGCTTTACTTCTTCGGTATGGCCAGCTCCATCTGGTGGGTCATTCTGTCCCTCACTTGGTTCCTGGCAGCTGGCATGAAGTGGGGCCACGAGGCCATCGAGGCCAACTCGCAGTACTTTCATCTGGCCGCGTGGGCTGTGCCAGCGGTCAAGACAATCACCATCTTGGCCATGGGCCAGGTGGATGGTGACCTACTCAGTGGAGTGTGCTACGTGGGCCTGTCTAGTGTGGATGCGTTGCGGGGCTTCGTGCTGGCGCCCTTGTTCGTCTACCTCTTCATCGGGACGTCCTTCCTGTTGGCCGGCTTTGTGTCTCTCTTTCGCATCCGCACCATCATGAAGCACGACGGCACCAAGACGGAGAAGCTGGAGAAGCTGATGGTGCGCATCGGCGTCTTCAGCGTGCTCTACACGGTGCCGGCCACCATCGTGCTGGCCTGCTACTTTTACGAGCAGGCCTTCCGCGAGCACTGGGAACGCACCTGGCTCCTGCAGACCTGCAAGAGCTACGCTGTGCCCTGCCCTCCGGGCCACTTCTCGCCCATGAGCCCCGACTTTACAGTCTTCATGATCAAGTACCTGATGACCATGATCGTGGGCATCACTACGGGCTTCTGGATCTGGTCGGGCAAGACCCTGCAGTCATGGCGTCGCTTCTACCACAGACTCAGCCACAGTAGCAAGGGGGAGACTGCGGTATGAGTCCCGGTCCTTACCCCACCCTTGCCGCTTCTACCCCTTTACAGGAGGAGAGGCATGGTAGGAAGAGAACTGCTGGGTGGGGGCTTGTTTCCGTAAGCTACCTGCCCCCCTCCACTGAGCTTTAACCTGGAAGTGAGAAGTTATTTGGAGGTGAGAAGAGATTTGGGGTGAGAGATGGTTTTGAGAGGAGGCCCAGATGAAAAAAAGGCAAAGGCAGTGGCTGAAGACTTCTGGCTAGGACTTGCAGGACGATGCTAACTGTGAAAGATACGGGCCGGCTAGGGCCTTAGGGAAAGGAGGAGACTGGTGAGTTCTTCAGGCGCCAGAGATGAGCCAGGGCTGTGAGTCCAATCCCCTGCTGCATGGCAAGTGGTTGTCCTCACTCTAGTgaaggggggcgggggagggtgaTACCGCTCTGTCTGTAGCCTAGGCTTTGTGGCCAAGATAGGGGACCCCCTGCGGTGCCCTTGTCAAGCGGTGGTCAAACCATAATCTCTTTTCACTGGGGCCAAACTGGAGCCCAGATGGGTTAATTTCCAGGGTCAGACCTTACAGTCCTCCTCCCGGACCCCCTCCCGCCTGTTTTTCCTTCCCTACTCCTTTCAAGTCTAGTAAAATAAGCATTTGGAAGGCCGGGGCCTGCCTGCTAGAGTCCTAACGTGAAGTTGGGAAAGAAGGTTTTCGAGAGGAGGCCAAGAAGGCGAGTGGGAGATACAgtctgctacttttttttttttttttttttttttttaattttctgctactttttcattttctagggaaggctgagagaaaaagaatgttttatttggTTTCATACCCTGAAAAAAAGTGATGACTTGTTGCTTTTCAAAACAGGAACGCatcacccctccaccccccttgTCTTTGTTGTAAGAGACAAAGCGGGAACCAAAAGAGTCTCCCTGAGGAAAGGCCTAACTGTGAAGCCAGCAGCTTTTACAGGCAAAGCCGCAGAAATCCGAGGTTTTCCTTTGGTTGTTAATTTGGTTGAGATAAACATTCCTTTTTAAGGAAGAGTAAAGAGCGGCTTTCATACCCATTCAGGCACATGTTCTGACTTGGATAAAGGGGAGGCTAGGAGTTCTGTTACTTGTTTTAAACAGATTTAATTCAGAACACATGATCTAATAGATTCCGTTTGCTTAATGAAATCTTCCATTCTACGCCCCCATAAcccaaattttgattttttttttttttttttttttgccccttccttccatccaatttgggatttttgctttttttgttttgttgtgttttgtttttcctccagacagggtatctctgtgtagccctgactatccagGAACTggctctatagatcaggctggctttgaactcacagacatccacctgcctctgcctctcaattgctgggattaaaggcatggttcaccaggcctggctccccTTCCTAATTTGTATCTTTCAAGACATAACGTCCACATTAGTAAAGataaaagacaaaattttatCTTAAAGGTTTAAAAGCAGTTTGCCCCCCATTTTCTTGTTGTAGAGATGTAAACATCTATCAGACACATGCGCTGACCCTTTCTCTGGTTGCATGAAGGGAGGGCAAGAGGAATgatagggaaggaagaggagagtttGAACCAGGTTTCAAGAAAGTCATTAAGGGAAGGTGAACTTCAAAGTGAATCTGAAGTTCTTTGAAATGTGCTAGAAGACTTACATTTATTAATCTTAAATcgtcgactttttttttttttttttccccctgcaatAGAAGTCTGGTTCTTTGGCATAATGTAAAGCTGAGCAGGGCATCATGGGAGTTGACCTTTACCCTACCTTTGACACTGATTGTCCTCCAATTTTGCAATGTTCTTCAGTCTCTCAGAGCAGTTTTTAATGCCagccagggggaggggggagactgtCAGGAGAACAAATTACTTCATATGTGTCCTGTTCAGTTGAATGGAGCTGCTTTTACAATTAAAGTGAtcttgtattttttaaactttcaaagtGATCTCacctgtcagattttttttttttaagctgccaCTACACAGGTTTGGCATCTTTTGTGTTTTATCTCTTTAAGTGCATGTGAAATTTGTAAAATAGAGACAGTGCAGTATGTATATTTTGTAAATCTCCCAtttttttgtaagaaaatatatattgtatttatacatttttactttggatttttgttttgttttacctctaAAGATCTACAATGAAGCCCCACTTTATCACATGTACAGATCAcgaataaatttttttaaaaatacaaagtgaaCGGTTATTTACTCTTCCTGAGATAGTAAACCAAAGAATAAGACTTTTTCGTGGAAGGGAGTGTATGGGGTGTGTCCTGTCCCATAGTGCCTTAGCAAGGGTCATGAaagcttttgggtttgtttttcctgtttcctATTCTCCACCACCCACCTCCTTATTTACCTCTAAGCCAGCCGTTCTCCACCTGTGGTTTGGACCCCCTTGGGGGgggtgtcacatatcagatatcctgcatatcagatattcacattatgcctcatgacagtaacaaaattacagttatgaggtagcaaggAAAATTGTCtggttggggtcagcacagcatgaggaactgcactAAAGGgctgcagtgttaggaaggctgcGAGCCTGTGAGCCGCTGCTCTCACTGAGCCTGTTCAGGGACCGACGTTCAGAATCCAAGTCTGACCTGTAGTTTACTAACCTTAGGAATCTAAGCACAGGGTCGAAAGGACCAGACGATATGTTTGCTATTTCTACTTCTCCGTTTCTTGGGAAATGTGTGTGTAGTAATGCACCTTATCTAAATTACTGATATTTAAATGCTTTGAATTCTGGTGGTAGGGAAAAGTTTCGATGCCTCCAGAGAAGAGCAGGGGTCACCTTTGTGCAGAACCCTCAGCTGGAGGCTTCCCTGTATCTTCTAGGTAAATTGAAGCAGGTTCAGCCTCTCTCCGAGGGACAGTGACTCAGCAGCTCAGCAGGAATAGACTCCACGCCTGACCCTAAGCTGGCCTCGGAAGAGGCTAACTTTGGAACCAGACGCGCCTGGGTAGCCCCTAAGGGAACCGGTGAACCGGTGAAGGCGTCTCACGCTCCCAGTTCTAAGCATCGAGAGTCTTCTCATTTGCCTCTTGTTTAGTTCAGGTGCTGATACCCTGGCTCTCCCCAGAGCAGGCACTGCACTGCTGTCTCTCCCATCCCACCACAAGCTGGAAGTTTCTGTAGTTCTCAAGTGTAACAGAAACAGCTCTGGGCTCACACAGGGCGGGTGTCTTTTACACATGGAAAGAATGAAAACCAGTGACAGACAGCTCTTTCCAGGAGGAGAAAGGCTAGCTAGACACTGGAGCAAAGTtgctttggttggttgttttggggtgtgtgtgtgtgtgtgtgtgtgtgtgtgtgtgtgtgtgtgtgtgttatgagttTCCTGGGTTCTGAACAAAGNTTTGGGCAGNaaggagagaaaaatcagtgaCTTTGAATCTCTTAAGATTTATCCGGTTTTCTTGTCATAAAATGACAAGTTTTAGGTAAACCATGTTTTTCTTAACAGGGAATTAATACAGCCTGTTATGAATGTTTGCCTTCAGATTAGCTAGGAAAAGCTTGtagctttcctcctcctcctcctcctcctcctcctcctcctcctcctcctcctcatcatcatcatcatcatcatccccttccccctccccctcccctcctcctttcttttccttttttcttttttcctttttgtaaacaACTGAGGAAGGCACTTAGACCTTTCTGAGGGAATCCTCTTGGCTGCTCCTAAGAAGGATCCCCACCTTGCAGTTCACAGCTCCCCATGATGGAAGAGGCTTGGTCTTTAACAAGGGAAAAAACACAAACGTGACATGTAAAGAAATCCCTACCTGCTCTTGTTAGCAAGAACCTCTCACTTCTTTCTGTTCCAACTAGTATGCCCTGTGAGGTCAGCCATTACCTAAGAATTTTAGAAACCCCACAGGTTTTCTTAAGAAATTGCATTTTAGCAGAAACTCCATAGAGGGAGAGCGTTTGCAAAAGGGCATATATAGAGTTTAAGAAAAACATTGGCAGGAGTTTGTAAATCCCCAGATAAGGAACAGAAACACTGAACATTTTTCTGCACTTTATGCAAACAACAGTGCAGTGTAACACCTAATCTTGGTCGCTGGGTTTGTGAGAACtcttgggaaggaaaaaaaaaaagcgtccTGTTCACATCTTAGGATTATTTTTTCAAGTGTACTTAAGATGAAATAGTGACATTGGAGATTCTCTTGGTAGGACTAGAGTAACATAACAGCTGTAGGTTTGAGGCCTGTAATTACACTCAGAAAAATCTCACTCTCCCATCTTTAATTTCACTGAAAAGGCAGATGGCTATTTATAGAtggtatatttttgtatatgaatatgtgaacGGTGAATAAGAGTCTACAGGGTTCCAGGAAATCCTAGAAGAGAGAAGAGCAGCCCAGTGTGCCCTTACCCAGCAGATCCTACATTTGTAGTGCTGAGTTTTTATGCCACCTTGACACAAGGCTGGAGTCGctggaaggagggaacctcaattaagaagaTGCTCTGCCAGAGTAGCCCGTGAGCAAACCCGTGAGCAAGCCTGCAGGGCACTTCCTTGACTAATGATCGTTGCAGGTGGGCCCATGGGTGGGCGGTCCTGGATGGTAAAGCAAGCAGGTTGaccaagccatgaggagcaaagcctctgcatcagttcctgcctcaacctccctggGTGGCGAactacaagctgtaagatgaaataaacccctttctgaAGAGGATTTTGGtcctggtattttatcacagcaatagaaactctgtATCtccgtttttgtttttcctttatttctgctTCCGTGGTGAATTAAACCGATTTCaaaaacaagacacacacacaaaaatctcaTTACTAAACTCTTTGATAAACACATTTCTTAGTCGCTTCTGTTATCTTTTGTATGCATGTGGGGAATACGTGGGTGTGTGAAATATGTGAGTATGGGTGTATACACAGCTGTGTATACACaggtgtacacacgtgtgtgtacagaggccagaggctgatgcTGAGACAAGCCTCTGGGTAGACTTGGAGCTCATCTCTTCTGCTAGGATGGCTAGGCAATGGGCCCCAATGAGCCTCCTGGCTCTGTCCTCGAAGTCCTAGAGTTATAGTAACAACTcacagcttttacatgggtttgAAGGCATATGTGTCTTACATGTGTGTGATCCTTGTAGTTGTGGGGTAagcaaaccatctctccagtcttttctttgaggaatatatatatatatatatatatatatatatatatatatatattcatccttGGAATTTTCTCAATATCATAGTAGTGAAGGGGAAGCAAATTTGATAGTAGTAGTTAGTTTATTCTATGTTCCATTTCAAAAAAGTACTGATCAGCAGCCAGGTTGAATGAACAAGTGAAAGTTCACCTAAAGTAAGTCCAGACCCAGTTCAGAGTGACCTCGACCTTCAAGGAAGGCTGAGCAGATAAAAAGTCATGATGCTGGAGAGAACTGGCAGGCATCAGGACAGAGACTCAGATGACATCTGACCTTTTCTAACGGTCCATCAGTTGACTTATTCTTACCGTTAATTTCAATCCTGGAGTGGAAAGCAATTACCCATTGAAAGATTAGTTGGTGGCTATTCACCAGGGCTATTCGGACTGTACGGAGTTTATTGAAATCTATAGTGTTTAGGACTGGGCAAGCGTTTATTCGAATGACTGCCCTAATCTAGCTGTGTAATGTGTTTACTGGCGAGTTCATTacaaaaagtgattttttaaaaaatatcagtgATGTGTAGAGATATCGGAACAGGGAGAGTGGTTGGTGCGCTCGGTTGGACTGGCTGTGCCATCTATGCTCTCTGTGGTCTGCAGCCTGGCTTACGGCAAGGTGCTACACAGGTCAGCCCAATCAATCACAGAGAGGGGTCCACCAAGGATTTGTTCCCGAGAATCTAGGTTATGTGGCATTCTGGAACTCTTGTATTcttacattgttttcttctcctctgtggGGTTGCTCTCCTCATCTGAGAAGATGACCTCTGAGGGGACGACCTTCCTCCAGCCTTCCAGTGGTGGCAAATACAATCATCATTGTACAGTATCATGGCACATCCGTCTGTGGAGCACCCACGGCTTTCATAAAACGCCTGAGTGATTGACCCTTCCTTCCTGTAGGTCTGCCCTTCAGCCAACCAAATGAGTATGCGCTCTACATCTACAGAAGGCACTTTAGACACTGGGGGGATGGGAGGTCACAGGACTGGAATCCTGGCACAGGAGGTTTCAACTCCTCACTACGTAACCAACCCACGGGGTTGGATGTAGTGGGGGGTTAACACATCTGTAATGCAGGCACTGGAGAGGCCGAGGCAAGAGGACCGTGCATTTGAGACAGGCCTGGCTGAAGAGTGAGGGTCTCAGAAACAAAGGTTTTATTCCGTGGGCTCTTGATTTCTTCCCAAGCATGTGGCCATAACACAGACAGGTTTAGTCAATTTCTTGGAATTTTTGCTACTGGGTATTTTAGTACCAAATCTATACTCAAATGCTTGAAATGATAGGGACAGATATTTTTGCTTTTGACCAGTTAGTTATACCCAGGCAGGAATTAAATGTTTCTCTAGGTCCCTAAAAAGCCTCTTTCACGTGCTTCCTAATTAACAAGATAAACTGGAAGCTGTGGTGAGTGGTTTGCGCTGGTTCTGCCTAGGGTCCGCTTACCTGTAAGGATACTTTTGGGCGCTCTGTTTTACTGCTTTGCTGGTGAGCTGCCTTCAATGCTTTTTTACCTGTGAAGCTTTTTATCCAGCTCAGCTCTGGCACTGGGGTCAGCTTGGAGTTCAAGAAGTCTCCATAGATAAGCATACCTGGAGCAAGAAAAGGCGTTtaaaaagaagcagagacaaagagaggagggGTGAAGAACTGAGTTCCATATACCCGCGAAGAAATAGACAAGCTATATCCAAGTGATCCAGCACTACCCTCTCCTGGAGAATTTGAGCTCCAAACTTCAACTTGGCCATGAAGGGTCTAGAGTCCAGTTGAATCAAAAGGAAAAGCTTGTTTGGGAGGGTCTGGTAGGGCAGGAAGTAGCAACAACGGCAACAAGGGAGGCACGTGCCGCATAACCTGGC encodes the following:
- the Fzd7 gene encoding frizzled-7; its protein translation is MRGPGTAASHSPLGLCALVLALLGALPTDTRAQPYHGEKGISVPDHGFCQPISIPLCTDIAYNQTILPNLLGHTNQEDAGLEVHQFYPLVKVQCSPELRFFLCSMYAPVCTVLDQAIPPCRSLCERARQGCEALMNKFGFQWPERLRCENFPVHGAGEICVGQNTSDGSGGAGGSPTAYPTAPYLPDPPFTAMSPSDGRGRWSFPFSCPRQLKVPPYLGYRFLGERDCGAPCEPGRANGLMYFKEEERRFARLWVGVWSVLCCASTLFTVLTYLVDMRRFSYPERPIIFLSGCYFMVAVAHVAGFLLEDRAVCVERFSDDGYRTVAQGTKKEGCTILFMVLYFFGMASSIWWVILSLTWFLAAGMKWGHEAIEANSQYFHLAAWAVPAVKTITILAMGQVDGDLLSGVCYVGLSSVDALRGFVLAPLFVYLFIGTSFLLAGFVSLFRIRTIMKHDGTKTEKLEKLMVRIGVFSVLYTVPATIVLACYFYEQAFREHWERTWLLQTCKSYAVPCPPGHFSPMSPDFTVFMIKYLMTMIVGITTGFWIWSGKTLQSWRRFYHRLSHSSKGETAV